A DNA window from Oryzias latipes chromosome 5, ASM223467v1 contains the following coding sequences:
- the eif4enif1 gene encoding eukaryotic translation initiation factor 4E transporter isoform X1: MDKDASEQNESASTESKQQALATSAYRYTKEELLRIKELPISNQRPECLSEKYDSDGVWDPEKWHASLYPTSERSSPVEGFKKDYMDERVPLKRRIPDPRERLKEDDLDVILSPQRRSFGSGCQGNALPAAHVRRPTSPLENKENESLRLGGPRRIGSGRIIPARVFEREARVEKDRERERDFKDKRFRRDFGDKRVFSERRRNDSYVEEEPEWFSGGPTSQSETIELTGFDDKILEEDKRKSKRSRKRTEPIKEAVDVNGGLVEDQDVSLPSTADQEVPHPDVLPDQSSRDFDFNEFFNLEKTMPGLASMIEDVLGEGPVSASRFSQWFSSSLSPSGSHSSSLRSTPHEELEKLARPASYFTPIQPSESKEKVDILELLQKAKVDLKPLLSTLSVNKARLRESTNSGVVLSLEDVEGNMKGMRLSSEAPVPKASPGHGNGTPFMAEHLEEALTGGSSSRPRSRDTDMSAFNKLVSSMKASGTLPSHPRPNSNSKPADQAVMPQQQKNPFQELLRHRDPSPPLGSLVSNSDAPGTAAPLQGLLHKGPSPPLFPQRAPSPDYFSTRLPPPAGFAVGPQPPLPDQFSRLHGSISPVQQQIRALSMPMNQVDLEALTFHQDLALHAHQPFQQAYNKQPQDRAFRNRPQRVNHSPGPQPPAGRNSPGNAVTSMLSPSFTPTSVIRKMYATKEKTRDDASLPSDAKETTAPSQDGSRSSPNPFLETLDESVASSAGMKAASQPLQNKGQECLRPSPSGHHTVNMVPPGPPSSFPRPVYPVPLLSHVPMVRPPPQLHPNVVQRMLEQGIQPQQLGPALLQAAQLQGLPPALLGQPLYPVSAAGHPLLPPRANTQMQLAVMPPQLQSQRPIHPSIPVSHGHRPQWTNGVQRHRGSSPLGLAKWFGSDVLDQPLPSMPAKVISVDELEFRP, translated from the exons ATGGACAAAGATGCCTCAGAACAGAATGAAAGTGCGTCCACTGAGTCCAAGCAACAGGCACTGGCTACGTCTGCCTACAGATACACCAAG GAAGAGCTTCTCAGGATAAAAGAGCTTCCCATTTCCAATCAAAGGCCTGAGTGTCTCTCAGAGAAATATGACAG TGATGGAGTTTGGGACCCAGAAAAGTGGCATGCCTCACTCTATCCAACTTCAGAGCGGAGCTCTCCGGTGGAAGGTTTTAAGAAGGACTACATGGATGAAAGGGTTCCTTTAAAGCGAAGAATCCCAG ATCCCCGTGAGCGGTTGAAGGAGGACGACTTGGACGTCATACTTAGTCCACAGCGCCGTAGTTTTGGCAGTGGATGTCAAGGCAACGCCCTACCCGCTGCTCACGTCCGTCGCCCAACCAGTCCTCTGGAAAACAAGGAGAATGAGAGCCTGCGTCTTGGAGGCCCCCGCAGGATTGGCAGCGGCCGCATCATCCCAGCGCGGGTTTTTGAGAGAGAAGCCCGAGTAGAGAAGGACAGAGAACGAGAGAGAGACTTCAAAGATAAAAGATTCAGG AGAGATTTTGGTGACAAACGTGTGTTTAGTGAGAGGAGAAGAAACGACTCGTATGTTGAGGAGGAGCCAGAGTGGTTCTCAGGAGGCCCCACCAGCCAGTCGGAAACCATCGAACTCACCGGATTTGACGACAAGATCCTGGAGGAGGATAAACGCAAGTCCAAGAGGTCCAGGAAGCGGACGGAGCCCATCAAAGAAG CTGTGGATGTTAACGGTGGATTAGTGGAGGACCAGGATGTGAGTTTGCCGTCCACAGCAGATCAGGAGGTTCCACATCCTGATGTTCTTCCAGACCAGTCCAGCAGAGACTTTGACTTCAATGAGTTTTTCAATTTGGAGAAGACTATGCCAGGACTGGCCTCT ATGATCGAGGACGTTTTGGGGGAGGGCCCTGTGTCAGCGAGTCGCTTCAGTCAGTGGTTTTCCAGCAGTTTAAGCCCATCAGGCAGTCATTCCAGCAGTTTAAGGTCTACCCCCCATGAGGAGTTGGAAAAACTCGCAC GTCCTGCGTCATACTTCACGCCCATTCAGCCGTCTGAGTCCAAAGAAAAGGTGGACATCCTGGAGTTGCTGCAGAAGGCCAAAGTAGACCTGAAACCTCTCTTGTCTACTTTATCTGTCAACAAAGCTCGGCTACGAGAAAGCA CTAACTCTGGGGTGGTTCTGTCGCTGGAggatgtggaaggaaacatgaaGGGGATGAGGCTGTCCTCTGAAGCGCCTGTGCCAAAGGCGTCTCCGGGGCACGGGAACGGCACGCCCTTCATGGCGGAGCATTTAGAGGAAGCGTTAACTGGCGGCTCTAGTAGCCGGCCGCGCTCGCGCGACACTGACATGTCAGCCTTCAACAAACTGGTCAGCAGCATGAAGGCAAGTGGAACTCTGCCAAGTCACCCCAGACCCAATTCCAACAGT AAACCAGCAGACCAAGCTGTGATGccgcagcagcagaaaaacccCTTTCAG gAGCTCTTGAGGCACAGAGACCCCTCGCCTCCTTTAGGCAGCCTGGTGAGCAACTCTGATGCTCCGGGGACTGCTGCCCCCCTACAGGGTCTATTGCACAAAGGCCCCTCGCCACCCCTGTTTCCACAGAGGGCGCCATCTCCGGACTACTTCAGCACCAGGTTGCCGCCTCCTGCAG GGTTTGCCGTTGGTCCTCAGCCCCCTCTGCCAGATCAGTTCTCCCGTCTCCACGGCTCCATCAGTCCTGTGCAGCAGCAG ATTAGAGCACTGTCTATGCCTATGAATCAAGTGGACCTGGAAGCCCTGACCTTCCACCAGGACCTCGCTCTTCATGCTCACCAACCCTTCCAGCAAGCTTACAACAAGCAGCCCCAGGACAGGGCTTTTCGGAATAG ACCACAGCGTGTGAACCATTCCCCTGGACCTCAGCCTCCTGCTGGAAGAAACTCTCCTGGAAATGCCGTCACTAGCATG TTGTCTCCATCATTTACACCCACTTCTGTAATTCGCAAAATGTATGCAACCAAGGAGAAAACCAGAGATGACGCATCCCTTCCTTCTGATGCAAAGGAGACAACTGCACCCTCACAAGATG GCAGCAGAAGCTCTCCTAATCCTTTCCTGGAAACGTTGGATGAAAGCGTTGCATCATCAGCAGGGATGAAGGCCGCCTCACAGCCTCTGCAAAACAAAGGCCAAGAGTGTCTCAGGCCTAGTCCAAGTGGCCACCATACAGTAAACATGGTTCCCCCAGGGCCCCCTTCATCTTTCCCTCGTCCGGTCTACCCAGTGCCACTGCTGTCCCATGTCCCCATGGTACGGCCGCCTCCTCAGCTCCACCCCAATGTGGTCCAGCGAATGCTGGAACAGGGGATCCAGCCCCAGCAGCTGGGACCTGCACTTCTGCAAGCAG CCCAACTTCAAGGCTTGCCACCTGCACTTCTTGGACAGCCACTGTACCCTGTGAGCGCCGCAGGGCATCCGCTTCTACCTCCCAGAGCCAACACTCAAATGCAGCTGGCAGTAATGCCCCCACAGCTTCAATCCCAGAGACCAA TACATCCAAGCATCCCAGTGTCACATGGCCACAGGCCTCAATGGACAAACGGCGTTCAGCGACACCGGGGCAGCTCCCCTCTTGGTCTTGCTAAATGGTTCGGCTCGGACGTCCTCGACCAACCGCTGCCTTCCATGCCGGCCAAAGTCATCAGTGTAGATGAACTGGAGTTCCGGCCATAA
- the eif4enif1 gene encoding eukaryotic translation initiation factor 4E transporter, with product MDKDASEQNESASTESKQQALATSAYRYTKEELLRIKELPISNQRPECLSEKYDSDGVWDPEKWHASLYPTSERSSPVEGFKKDYMDERVPLKRRIPDPRERLKEDDLDVILSPQRRSFGSGCQGNALPAAHVRRPTSPLENKENESLRLGGPRRIGSGRIIPARVFEREARVEKDRERERDFKDKRFRRDFGDKRVFSERRRNDSYVEEEPEWFSGGPTSQSETIELTGFDDKILEEDKRKSKRSRKRTEPIKEAVDVNGGLVEDQDVSLPSTADQEVPHPDVLPDQSSRDFDFNEFFNLEKTMPGLASMIEDVLGEGPVSASRFSQWFSSSLSPSGSHSSSLRSTPHEELEKLARPASYFTPIQPSESKEKVDILELLQKAKVDLKPLLSTLSVNKARLRESTNSGVVLSLEDVEGNMKGMRLSSEAPVPKASPGHGNGTPFMAEHLEEALTGGSSSRPRSRDTDMSAFNKLVSSMKKPADQAVMPQQQKNPFQELLRHRDPSPPLGSLVSNSDAPGTAAPLQGLLHKGPSPPLFPQRAPSPDYFSTRLPPPAGFAVGPQPPLPDQFSRLHGSISPVQQQIRALSMPMNQVDLEALTFHQDLALHAHQPFQQAYNKQPQDRAFRNRPQRVNHSPGPQPPAGRNSPGNAVTSMLSPSFTPTSVIRKMYATKEKTRDDASLPSDAKETTAPSQDGSRSSPNPFLETLDESVASSAGMKAASQPLQNKGQECLRPSPSGHHTVNMVPPGPPSSFPRPVYPVPLLSHVPMVRPPPQLHPNVVQRMLEQGIQPQQLGPALLQAAQLQGLPPALLGQPLYPVSAAGHPLLPPRANTQMQLAVMPPQLQSQRPIHPSIPVSHGHRPQWTNGVQRHRGSSPLGLAKWFGSDVLDQPLPSMPAKVISVDELEFRP from the exons ATGGACAAAGATGCCTCAGAACAGAATGAAAGTGCGTCCACTGAGTCCAAGCAACAGGCACTGGCTACGTCTGCCTACAGATACACCAAG GAAGAGCTTCTCAGGATAAAAGAGCTTCCCATTTCCAATCAAAGGCCTGAGTGTCTCTCAGAGAAATATGACAG TGATGGAGTTTGGGACCCAGAAAAGTGGCATGCCTCACTCTATCCAACTTCAGAGCGGAGCTCTCCGGTGGAAGGTTTTAAGAAGGACTACATGGATGAAAGGGTTCCTTTAAAGCGAAGAATCCCAG ATCCCCGTGAGCGGTTGAAGGAGGACGACTTGGACGTCATACTTAGTCCACAGCGCCGTAGTTTTGGCAGTGGATGTCAAGGCAACGCCCTACCCGCTGCTCACGTCCGTCGCCCAACCAGTCCTCTGGAAAACAAGGAGAATGAGAGCCTGCGTCTTGGAGGCCCCCGCAGGATTGGCAGCGGCCGCATCATCCCAGCGCGGGTTTTTGAGAGAGAAGCCCGAGTAGAGAAGGACAGAGAACGAGAGAGAGACTTCAAAGATAAAAGATTCAGG AGAGATTTTGGTGACAAACGTGTGTTTAGTGAGAGGAGAAGAAACGACTCGTATGTTGAGGAGGAGCCAGAGTGGTTCTCAGGAGGCCCCACCAGCCAGTCGGAAACCATCGAACTCACCGGATTTGACGACAAGATCCTGGAGGAGGATAAACGCAAGTCCAAGAGGTCCAGGAAGCGGACGGAGCCCATCAAAGAAG CTGTGGATGTTAACGGTGGATTAGTGGAGGACCAGGATGTGAGTTTGCCGTCCACAGCAGATCAGGAGGTTCCACATCCTGATGTTCTTCCAGACCAGTCCAGCAGAGACTTTGACTTCAATGAGTTTTTCAATTTGGAGAAGACTATGCCAGGACTGGCCTCT ATGATCGAGGACGTTTTGGGGGAGGGCCCTGTGTCAGCGAGTCGCTTCAGTCAGTGGTTTTCCAGCAGTTTAAGCCCATCAGGCAGTCATTCCAGCAGTTTAAGGTCTACCCCCCATGAGGAGTTGGAAAAACTCGCAC GTCCTGCGTCATACTTCACGCCCATTCAGCCGTCTGAGTCCAAAGAAAAGGTGGACATCCTGGAGTTGCTGCAGAAGGCCAAAGTAGACCTGAAACCTCTCTTGTCTACTTTATCTGTCAACAAAGCTCGGCTACGAGAAAGCA CTAACTCTGGGGTGGTTCTGTCGCTGGAggatgtggaaggaaacatgaaGGGGATGAGGCTGTCCTCTGAAGCGCCTGTGCCAAAGGCGTCTCCGGGGCACGGGAACGGCACGCCCTTCATGGCGGAGCATTTAGAGGAAGCGTTAACTGGCGGCTCTAGTAGCCGGCCGCGCTCGCGCGACACTGACATGTCAGCCTTCAACAAACTGGTCAGCAGCATGAAG AAACCAGCAGACCAAGCTGTGATGccgcagcagcagaaaaacccCTTTCAG gAGCTCTTGAGGCACAGAGACCCCTCGCCTCCTTTAGGCAGCCTGGTGAGCAACTCTGATGCTCCGGGGACTGCTGCCCCCCTACAGGGTCTATTGCACAAAGGCCCCTCGCCACCCCTGTTTCCACAGAGGGCGCCATCTCCGGACTACTTCAGCACCAGGTTGCCGCCTCCTGCAG GGTTTGCCGTTGGTCCTCAGCCCCCTCTGCCAGATCAGTTCTCCCGTCTCCACGGCTCCATCAGTCCTGTGCAGCAGCAG ATTAGAGCACTGTCTATGCCTATGAATCAAGTGGACCTGGAAGCCCTGACCTTCCACCAGGACCTCGCTCTTCATGCTCACCAACCCTTCCAGCAAGCTTACAACAAGCAGCCCCAGGACAGGGCTTTTCGGAATAG ACCACAGCGTGTGAACCATTCCCCTGGACCTCAGCCTCCTGCTGGAAGAAACTCTCCTGGAAATGCCGTCACTAGCATG TTGTCTCCATCATTTACACCCACTTCTGTAATTCGCAAAATGTATGCAACCAAGGAGAAAACCAGAGATGACGCATCCCTTCCTTCTGATGCAAAGGAGACAACTGCACCCTCACAAGATG GCAGCAGAAGCTCTCCTAATCCTTTCCTGGAAACGTTGGATGAAAGCGTTGCATCATCAGCAGGGATGAAGGCCGCCTCACAGCCTCTGCAAAACAAAGGCCAAGAGTGTCTCAGGCCTAGTCCAAGTGGCCACCATACAGTAAACATGGTTCCCCCAGGGCCCCCTTCATCTTTCCCTCGTCCGGTCTACCCAGTGCCACTGCTGTCCCATGTCCCCATGGTACGGCCGCCTCCTCAGCTCCACCCCAATGTGGTCCAGCGAATGCTGGAACAGGGGATCCAGCCCCAGCAGCTGGGACCTGCACTTCTGCAAGCAG CCCAACTTCAAGGCTTGCCACCTGCACTTCTTGGACAGCCACTGTACCCTGTGAGCGCCGCAGGGCATCCGCTTCTACCTCCCAGAGCCAACACTCAAATGCAGCTGGCAGTAATGCCCCCACAGCTTCAATCCCAGAGACCAA TACATCCAAGCATCCCAGTGTCACATGGCCACAGGCCTCAATGGACAAACGGCGTTCAGCGACACCGGGGCAGCTCCCCTCTTGGTCTTGCTAAATGGTTCGGCTCGGACGTCCTCGACCAACCGCTGCCTTCCATGCCGGCCAAAGTCATCAGTGTAGATGAACTGGAGTTCCGGCCATAA